Genomic segment of Coleofasciculus sp. FACHB-1120:
AGTTCTTCCTCGACTCGCTCGACCGCTTCATTAGACATTACGTCGCGCATGGTGCGGAAGACTACTTCAGCCGCATTTTTTGCTTCATCCAGATCCTTTAAGTTTCCTTTTGTCTTGACTTTCTCTAAAAATGCGTGGTGTGATGCCATAATTTTCTGCAAATCCTAAAATTATTAAACTTGATTAAATGAGTGTTCTCAAAATGGGACACTCAAACTCTAGTTAATTTATAAAAGTAATTTAATTCTTACGTCTCTCTGAAGAAGTAAATAACTTTACGTAATTTTTTATCTAAGTTTTCAGCCAATTAAATCGTTAGTTGCTGTATGATTAGCCATTTGGTAGAGTAGGAAATATTACCTCCCAAGCGAGATGTGACTTGCTCGGTGTGTGGAAGCGCTGATACAACCGCTGCAATTTTGTAGATTTCTCAAAAGTCCATACACTTGAAGTTCGGAAAATGAAACCTGTTCATCCCTCACGTCAAAATCGCTTCATTCCTAGCAACTGGCGAATCGAGCAACTGCCTGGATTAAGTGCTGAAAATCAAGCTGGATTAATAGACTTCGGCATAAAAACCACTTTGCAACTACTCCAGCAAGCCAGTAGCCCGGTGCAAAGACAAGCCTTAGCTACTCAGTTACAGATTCATATTCAACACATCAATAAATGGGTGGCTTTGGCGGACTTGTCTCGCCTTCCGGGTGTGGGTTGCGAATATTGTGGGCTGCTGCTTCATGCCGGGATTGCTTCTTGTGCCCAACTCGCGCAAACGCCCGTTGAAAGAATACATCAA
This window contains:
- a CDS encoding DUF4332 domain-containing protein, with the translated sequence MKPVHPSRQNRFIPSNWRIEQLPGLSAENQAGLIDFGIKTTLQLLQQASSPVQRQALATQLQIHIQHINKWVALADLSRLPGVGCEYCGLLLHAGIASCAQLAQTPVERIHQQILRLQVATLQRRDLCPTRGAIAQWIDQARVATRSPSCSRV